The Dasypus novemcinctus isolate mDasNov1 chromosome 2, mDasNov1.1.hap2, whole genome shotgun sequence genome includes a region encoding these proteins:
- the LOC101443254 gene encoding olfactory receptor 2H1-like, with the protein MANDTTPEGFILLGFSGNPRLEMALFVLVSIFYTVTLMGNITIILLSRIDSHLHTPMYLFLTQLSLLDLCFTTSCIPQMLINLWGPDKTISYLGCTAQLYIFLGLGAAECVLLLVMAFDRYVAVCRPLHYAVIMHPQLCQKLVALVWMSGVFGTLVQCPTTMKLPFCQHHQVDDFVCEVPALIRLSCGDTLVNELQISVIGSIFLMVPLVLILVSYGRIAKAVLAIQSKEGRSKAFRTCSSHLGVVFLFYCTVTAVYIQPRSHFSVKGGKFLTLFYTVVTPTLNPLIYTLRNKDIKGALKRLFGRDRNTNEE; encoded by the coding sequence ATGGCTAATGATACCACCCCAGAAGGCTTCATCCTTCTGGGCTTCTCTGGTAACCCCAGACTGGAAATGGCCCTCTTTGTGCTGGTGTCCATCTTCTACACTGTCACTCTCATGGGCAACATCACCATCATACTCCTGTCTCGCATAGACTCTCATCTACACACCCCCATGTACCTCTTCCTCACACAACTCTCCCTCCTGGATCTCTGCTTTACCACCAGTTGCATTCCCCAGATGCTGATTAACCTTTGGGGTCCAGACAAGACAATCAGCTACCTGGGGTGCACAGCTCAACTCTACATCTTTCTGGGACTGGGTGCTGCAGAGTGTGTCCTGTTGCTGGTTATGGCCTTTGACCGCTACGTGGCAGTGTGCAGACCTCTGCATTACGCAGTCATTATGCACCCACAGCTGTGTCAGAAGTTGGTGGCCCTGGTCTGGATGAGCGGGGTCTTTGGCACCTTGGTGCAGTGCCCCACCACAATGAAGCTGCCCTTCTGCCAGCACCACCAGGTGGATGACTTTGTCTGTGAAGTCCCTGCACTGATCCGCCTGTCCTGTGGAGACACGCTTGTCAATGAACTCCAGATCTCAGTGATTGGGTCCATCTTCCTAATGGTGCCCTTGGTGCTCATTCTTGTCTCTTATGGTCGCATTGCTAAGGCAGTGCTGGCCATCCAGTCCAAGGAGGGGAGGAGCAAGGCCTTCCGGACCTGCTCCTCTCACCTGGGGGTTGTCTTCCTCTTCTACTGCACTGTCACAGCAGTCTACATCCAGCCCCGCAGCCATTTTTCTGTGAAAGGAGGGAAGTTCCTGACTCTTTTCTATACTGTGGTGACTCCCACTCTCAACCCCCTTATCTACACCTTGAGGAACAAGGACATAAAGGGTGCTCTCAAGAGGCTGTTTGGGAGAGACAGAAATACCAATGAGGAATGA